One region of Salinirubrum litoreum genomic DNA includes:
- a CDS encoding molybdopterin-dependent oxidoreductase — protein MAHDTRRSTRTHRHPETGPRLTVVGDDRETVRLADFPTVDRDCTVVCASGDRTSATWTGVPVPELLDAVGAPPETTHLRVVADDGYAVCVEVRDALDALVALRRDGTRLADAEAYPTRFVGPSVPGERCVKGPVAVEAHALGARDDPEELEAVTLDDPQFG, from the coding sequence ATGGCACACGACACTCGTCGGTCCACACGGACGCACCGCCATCCCGAGACCGGACCGCGACTGACGGTCGTCGGCGACGACCGGGAGACGGTACGGCTGGCCGACTTCCCGACCGTCGACCGCGACTGCACCGTCGTCTGTGCGTCCGGCGACCGGACCAGCGCGACGTGGACCGGCGTCCCGGTGCCGGAGCTGCTCGACGCGGTCGGCGCGCCGCCCGAGACGACGCACCTCCGGGTCGTCGCCGACGACGGGTACGCGGTCTGTGTCGAGGTCCGGGACGCACTCGACGCGCTGGTCGCCCTCCGCCGCGATGGGACGCGACTGGCGGACGCCGAGGCGTACCCGACGCGGTTCGTCGGACCGAGCGTCCCCGGCGAACGGTGTGTGAAGGGACCGGTCGCGGTCGAGGCGCACGCACTCGGTGCCCGTGACGACCCCGAGGAACTGGAGGCGGTGACGCTGGACGACCCGCAGTTTGGGTGA